The Neorhizobium sp. NCHU2750 genome contains the following window.
GGCTGTTTATCCTTGTCCTTGCCCTTCTGGTCGCCTGCGTGCTCAGCATCATCTGGATGAATGATGCAAGGCGCTTCCCGGCCGGTGGCCAGTTGCAGGGAGGCGGCCTCAGCGATGGCGCCGGGCAGGAGAACCCGCTGACCGGCCAGCGGCCGACGCCCGAGAGGCCTGCCGGCACCCCCTGATCGCACCCGGAGCGAGCAGATCCATCAATTCTTGTGATGATTTATTTGAACTTATCGCTTGACCTTGCGGCCTCGCAGTCCTTCATTCGCGCCACTTTTCATGCCCGATTTGAAGGAGATCAATCATGGCCGTCGATACATCCCCCCGTTCCACCACCTGGACCTATGTGGATGGAGAATGGGTGGAGGGCAATCCGAAGCTGATCGGCCCCACCTCGCATGCGATGTGGCTTGCCTCCTCCGTGTTCGATGGCGCCCGCTGGTTCGATGGCATCGCGCCGGATCTCGACCTGCATTGCCAGCGCGTCAACCGCTCCGCCGTCAACATGGGCATGAAGCCGACGATGAAGGCCGAGGAAATCGAGGCGCTTGCCTGGGAGGGCATCAAGAAGTTCGACGGCAAGACGGCGATCTACATCAAGCCGATGTACTGGGCCGAGCATGGCGCCCCCTACAGCGTGGTCGCACCCGACGCGGACTCCACCCGTTTCGCGCTCTGCCTGTTCGAGGCACCGATGGGAACTGCCAAGCCATCCTCGCTCACGGTCTCGCCCTTCCGCCGTCCCAGCCCGGAAGTCGCCATGACCATGGCCAAGGCCGGCAGCCTCTATCCCAATAGCGGCCGCATGATCATCGAGGCCCATTCGCGCGGCTTCGACAATGCGCTCGCCCGCGACATGAACGGCAATGTCGCCGAAACCGCGTCCTCCAACATCTTCATGGTCAAGGACGGCGTGGTCATGACGCCGATCGCCAACGGCACCTTCCTTGCCGGCATCACCCGCGCGCGCATCATCGGCCTGCTCCGCGAGGCCGGTTTCGAGGTTCGCGAAGTCACCCTCACGGTCGAGGATTTCGACAATGCCGACGAGATCTTCACCTCCGGCAACTATTCCAAGATTGCGCCGGTGACGAAGTTCGAGGAACGCTCGCTGCAGGAAGGCCCGGTCGCCCGCAAGGCTCTGGAACTCTACATGGACTGGGCGCGTTCGGGCGGCCGCGGCGACGCCTGATTCTCGATGGCGAAGCGGCGCCGGGCAATCCGGCGCCGCTTGCCATCCGCTGATCGATGAGTGCGAATATTCGCACTGCCTTTGCCCTCAAAAGTGGAAATGAGAGCAAGTATTATAAATATAAAGGCGGATTTTGCATCGTCGGGGTGCATTTCTATTTAAATTCTGAAAGTCTAAATTGTCGGCATCTCATTTTTGCCGCAATGCAGCAAAATCATGCGAGGCACGGTCAACTTATCTCTGCAGTCTCACTCCCACCTCGGAACGAAACACCGGAAAGGAGCGGAAATGCCAGTGAATGTGTCACCAACCGCCTCGCCATCAGGCAATGATCTAGAGGCAGTCGCGCGCAGCGGCAGCAGGTTCCGCCGCATGGCGGTCCGAATTCCCACCTATCTTGCGGATGTGAAGGAGAACCCGGCCTGGCTGCCGATGTTCATGCTCGCCCGCACCATGCCGGGGCGGCGCGCCCATTGGGCAATGTCGGCCAAGTACAAGCCGACGGCGGCATCCGCGCCATCCATTTTCGGAGATCTCGACGCGGCAAAAATCGCCGAGGATCTGCGCCGCGACGGCATATTCGCCAATCTGCAGCTGCCCGCCGAGATCCACACGGAAATCCGCGATTTCGCCGACGCAACCCCCTGTTTCGGCAATTTCAACCGTGGCCTGGAATTCCTGGCCCCGCAGCATGACGAGGCGGAGGCAACCTTCGGACGCTCGCTTCTGAGCGGCCATTTCTTCGAGCGCTCGCTCGACAGTCCGGGCGTTCTCGCCGTCCAGAAAGACCCGTTGCTGATCGATGTCGCCCGCCACTATCTCGGCGCAACGGCACAGTTGATCACCACCCGCATCTGGTGGAGCTTTCCGACGAAGGCCTCGTCCGAGGCCGACCGCAGCCTCGCCTCGCTCGACAAGTTCCATTTCGACCTCGACGACTGGCGGATGCTGAAATTCTTCTTCAACCTCGTCGATGTCGACGAGGGCACCGGCCCGCATGTCTTCGTCAAGGGCAGCCACAGCCGCCGCAAGACCAAGCACCAGTATACCCTGCTCGTCGGTCACCCGGCAGACGAGGTGCTCGATTACTATGGTGCCGACAAGGCGGTGACGCTGACCGGCCCCGCAGGCTCCGGCTTCGTCGAGGACCCGTTCGGCTTCCACATGGGCACGGTACCGACGACAAGGCCGCGGCTGATGATGGAAGTCGGCTTCGGCGTCTCCAAACCCTCCCGCCGCCGCTTCCACGGCGAGCCGGTGATCAGGAGGTAGCGGCCTCGGAAGGCCAAACTCGCAAGCTCAATCGCGGGCAATGCCTTCGAGGAAATCGGCAGCGCGTTCGGCGCCGGCCATCGAGATCGTGTGGCCGAGGCCGGGCTCGATGACGGTTTCCACCGTAAGGCCGGCAGCCTTCAGCTCGGTTTCCGCCTTTTCCGTTTCCCAGGACGGGATGACCGGGTCGGAGGTGCCGTGCACCAGAAGCACCTTCGTCGCCGTGGCCGGCTTCAGCGGATGTTCGCTGGCAAGCCGCCCTGAAAAACCGATGATGGCGGCAACCGGCCAGCGGCCGCTGGCAATCGCATCGAGCGACATGATCGTGCCTTGAGAAAAGCCGACGAGAACCACACGGTCGAGCTGGCCTTCAAAACCGTTCGTCTCGATGATCTCGGAAATCACCGCGTCGAAGGCGGGCCTCGCCGCCGTGATGCGGGCAGCGCGGTTGTCTTCCGTCACGCCGGCCACGCTGAACCATTGATAGCCCGCGCCGAAGCTCGACCGGTCCGGTGCGTTCGGCGAGACGAATACGGCATTCGGCAGCCTGGCCTTCCAGCTCTCGCCAAGCGGCGCAAGGTCGGCACCATTCGAGCCGACACCATGGAGCAGGATGACGAGAAGGGATTTTGCAGCGACGGTCATGGCATTCCTTTAAGCGGCTATGTAGACGGCTATGGCTCGAAAGCGAGGTGGGGGCATGAGAATAGGGAGCAGGCAACCTCCGGCAAGAAGGCAGCCTACCTCTATGACAGGAAAAGCGCAGCGCATAGGCCATGGCCGGTGACCGCTCCGTTCACCGAAGCCGATACTGTCACCCGATAATGGCAGCCGGAACGATCGGCGGCTTGAACAATCCGGCTGGCTTTTCGACGAGGCCTGCCGGCTCATGCTGCCGCCGGTCGTGCCGCCGGCGCATCGCAGACTCGGAAGGTCGTATTGGTGGTCGGGCGAAACCTCTTGGAACCTCAGTCGTCGGCCTCGCAGCCTTCCGTCACCTGCTGGCGAAATGCCGGGCATTCGGCCATCAGCCTTCTGATCGCCTTCGTCGATCCGGAAAGCGGGATCACCCTGTTGCCGGGGATCTGCACCATGTCCGCCTCCGACTTGATCGCGACCATGCCATGCGCCGTCTTCAACGTCATCGCATAGCCGCCGTCCGGGGTCTGTTCTATTCCGTGACCCTCGGCATTGAAGAGCACATAGGAACCCGATGTCATCAGCTCCGGTATCCGCGTGGTGCAGATATCGCTGAATATCTCGTAATAGCCATAACCGGCCACCTTGCCCTTGCTCTTCACCGTCCAGGTTTGCACGGAGTCGATCTGGAACGGGCCGGTAAAGGCCGTGGCGAAGACCGATGTGTCGGTGAGGCCCGCAGGCTTGAGGAACTGCGACATCCGCACCGAGCTGACATAGCGCCCCTGCGGCGGCGGGCATGTCACGCCGAAGGCGCCTGCACCGATATTGACGAAGGCGCCCCGCCCCATCACCGGATGGGTGCCATAGGCCCATTGTCCTTCCGGCAGATCCGTCGAGTAATCCGCCTTGCCCGACATAGGGCCGGACATAGGGCCAGTGAGGGGGCCAGTAGGCGCTGCAACGGACGGCTTCTTGGACTGTTTTGGCTCCGGCTCGATATCGCAGCTGCGGGCAATGCACTGGTCATAGGCCGGCTGCCGCCCGCCGGT
Protein-coding sequences here:
- a CDS encoding branched-chain amino acid aminotransferase encodes the protein MAVDTSPRSTTWTYVDGEWVEGNPKLIGPTSHAMWLASSVFDGARWFDGIAPDLDLHCQRVNRSAVNMGMKPTMKAEEIEALAWEGIKKFDGKTAIYIKPMYWAEHGAPYSVVAPDADSTRFALCLFEAPMGTAKPSSLTVSPFRRPSPEVAMTMAKAGSLYPNSGRMIIEAHSRGFDNALARDMNGNVAETASSNIFMVKDGVVMTPIANGTFLAGITRARIIGLLREAGFEVREVTLTVEDFDNADEIFTSGNYSKIAPVTKFEERSLQEGPVARKALELYMDWARSGGRGDA
- a CDS encoding prolyl oligopeptidase family serine peptidase gives rise to the protein MTVAAKSLLVILLHGVGSNGADLAPLGESWKARLPNAVFVSPNAPDRSSFGAGYQWFSVAGVTEDNRAARITAARPAFDAVISEIIETNGFEGQLDRVVLVGFSQGTIMSLDAIASGRWPVAAIIGFSGRLASEHPLKPATATKVLLVHGTSDPVIPSWETEKAETELKAAGLTVETVIEPGLGHTISMAGAERAADFLEGIARD